A window of Pseudomonas denitrificans (nom. rej.) genomic DNA:
GCGGCGCGCCTTCGCGGTCGTTGCCGGGGAGGATTTCTTCCAGTGCCTGCAGTACGTGGCTGAGCACCAGGGCGACTGCATGCCCGGCCTGCTGCGGATCGTCCACCCGCCACGGCTCGCCTTCGAAGCCGGCGAGGGCGTCGCACAGGCTGCGGCGCAGGCCGCCGGCGCCAGTAGGCGAAAGCTCCAGGCGTCGTTGCTGCAGCGCGCGTTCGAACAGCTCGCGCTCATCTGCGCCGAGCAGACGTTCCAGCTGTGGCTGGCTGAAGGTCAGGCCGAGCATGTGGATTTCCCCGGCGGCGCAGATTTCCAGCTCGCGGCCGCCTTCGAGCACCAGCAGGGTGTCGTCGTGCAGGGCCTGGCCGTTGAAGCGCGAATCGGCACTGGCGCGCAGCGGGATGCCGATCACCAGGTGGCCGGCGGGCGGCGCCATGTTCTCGTGCAGGTGCAGGTTGGAGTGTTCGTAGATCAGCGAGGCGCCGGGCAACTGCACATGCAGCAGCTCCGCCTGCAGGCGGCCGTGGCCGAGCTGGGTGTAGTCCTGGCTCCAGCCGGCGAG
This region includes:
- a CDS encoding helix-turn-helix domain-containing protein; this encodes MTGIARHQATDSDELACALAGWSQDYTQLGHGRLQAELLHVQLPGASLIYEHSNLHLHENMAPPAGHLVIGIPLRASADSRFNGQALHDDTLLVLEGGRELEICAAGEIHMLGLTFSQPQLERLLGADERELFERALQQRRLELSPTGAGGLRRSLCDALAGFEGEPWRVDDPQQAGHAVALVLSHVLQALEEILPGNDREGAPRSLQQHRRLVLAAIERMQADLSEPLSLLELSQRLNTSQRTLQYCFRQICQSTPQQFFLSLRLAEARRRLKQEPQQSITHLALDLGFASSSHFSALYKRLYAEQPSLISRSR